The following coding sequences are from one Diospyros lotus cultivar Yz01 chromosome 7, ASM1463336v1, whole genome shotgun sequence window:
- the LOC127805544 gene encoding uncharacterized protein LOC127805544 — MEALVKGFPLFEELQRQPIQSGFKLPQLPVYSRNEDPERHLQHFVAMAVLHGWNEVTRCKAFPLSLEGQAQQWFTELPAGYIQSFEQLKKEFLEAFSTYVPKKKSAMYVMSLQQKLNESLKQYIERFRAATQEVRDLPVGLAASALLNGTTYAPLRRSLAKIEPSSMTELFARAEQFIVQMEILEAWEGKRRGRLSDVGSDRSVKIQRKEEPLKIPFWSFTPLTEPRAAVISSIAHTGLINFLPHINQPMGRNMDSFCKFHESPGHTIEQCREL, encoded by the coding sequence ATGGAAGCGCTCGTGAAAGGATTTCCATTATTTGAAGAGCTTCAAAGACAACCAATACAATCAGGGTTCAAGCTACCACAGCTTCCAGTGTATTCGAGGAATGAAGACCCCGAGAGGCATCTGCAACACTTCGTCGCGATGGCTGTACTACATGGGTGGAACGAGGTCACCAGATGCAAGGCTTTCCCTCTCTCACTGGAAGGACAGGCTCAACAGTGGTTCACTGAGTTACCTGCCGGGTATATTCAATCATttgaacagttgaagaaagaatttttgGAGGCATTCTCTACTTACGTCCCGAAGAAAAAGAGTGCCATGTACGTGATGAGCTTGCAACAGAAGCTAAACGAGTCACTGAAACAATACATTGAGAGGTTTAGGGCTGCAACACAAGAAGTAAGAGACCTCCCAGTAGGCCTGGCCGCATCCGCCTTGCTTAATGGCACTACCTACGCCCCGCTCAGAAGATCCCTAGCCAAAATAGAACCGAGCTCAATGACTGAATTGTTTGCCCGAGCTGAACAATTTAttgtccaaatggaaattttggaagcaTGGGAAGGTAAAAGAAGAGGAAGGTTGAGCGACGTTGGGTCAGACAGATCAGTGAAGATACAGAGAAAAGAAGAACCCCTGAAGATTCCATTCTGGAGCTTCACACCCCTTACTGAGCCAAGGGCCGCCGTCATTTCCTCCATTGCACATACTGGACTTATCAATTTTTTGCCGCACATCAACCAGCCAATGGGTAGGAACATGGACTCCTTTTGCAAATTTCACGAGTCCCCGGGACATACCATAGAACAGTGCCGAGAACTATGA
- the LOC127806657 gene encoding receptor protein kinase-like protein ZAR1, which yields MLALFLLSLVLCKSGILVGSLNDEGLALLSFKQSIREDPEGSMSNWNYSDENPCSWNGVTCKEQRVISVSIPKKKLSGFLSSSLGDLSQLRHVNLRNNNLFGSLPVGLFQAEGLQSLVLFGNSLSGPVHSEIGKLKFLQNVDLSYNFFNGSIPTSLLQCKRLRTLDLGQNNFTGSLPDGFGASLVSLEKLDLSFNKFSGPIPSDVGNLSNLQGTVDLSHNLFSGPIPASLGNLPEKVYIDLTYNKLTGPIPQTGALMNRGPTAFIGNPGLCGPPLKNPCSSDAAGANSPSSYPFLPNNYPPQGTSDNARKNGSGKGLSKSVVIAIIVSDIIGIFLIGLIFSYCYSRFLPCSKRKDQNGYEFGKGWKRRKECLCFTKDESEMLSDNVEQYDLVTLDSHVSFDLDELLKASAFVLGKSGIGIVYKVVLEDGLPLAVRRLGEGGSQRFKEFQIEVEAIGKIRHPNIVPLRAYYWSVDEKLLIYDYIPNGNLSTAIHGKPGMTSFAPLPWSVRVKIMKGIAKGLAYLHECSPKKYVHGDLKPSNVLLGSNLEPKISDFGLGRLANIAGGSPTLQSNRIASEKLHQRQQSNVPSELATVSSVANFGSYYQAPEALKVVKPSQKWDAYSYGVILLEMITGRMPVVQVGASEMDIVSWIQLCIEEKKPLADVLDPYLADDADKEEEMIAVLKIAMACTHSSPERRPTMRHVSDALERLTASSD from the exons ATGCTTGCTTTGTTTCTGCTCAGTTTGGTGCTATGTAAATCTGGAATTCTAGTGGGTTCTTTGAATGATGAGGGTTTGGCTCTCTTGTCATTCAAACAGTCCATTAGAGAAGATCCAGAAGGGTCAATGAGTAACTGGAACTACTCTGATGAAAACCCTTGTTCTTGGAATGGTGTTACATGCAAAGAACAAAGAGTTATTTCTGTCAGCATCCCAAAGAAGAAACTCTCCgggtttctttcttcttcccttggAGATCTCTCTCAGCTTAGACATGTAAATTTGAGGAACAATAATCTTTTTGGAAGCTTGCCTGTTGGGCTCTTTCAAGCTGAGGGGCTTCAGAGTTTGGTCCTCTTTGGGAATTCCCTTTCTGGGCCTGTTCATTCTGAGATTGGGAAGCTCAAATTTCTTCAGAACGTGGATTTATCATATAACTTCTTTAATGGGTCAATACCCACTTCGTTACTTCAGTGCAAGAGATTGAGAACCCTTGATCTGGGTCAGAACAATTTCACCGGTTCCCTTCCTGATGGATTTGGGGCTAGTTTGGTTTCCCTAGAAAAATTAGACCTTTCTTTCAATAAATTCAGTGGTCCAATTCCTAGTGACGTGGGAAACTTGTCTAATTTGCAAGGGACTGTTGATTTGTCTCACAATTTGTTTAGTGGTCCAATCCCAGCTAGCCTAGGAAACCTTCCTGAGAAGGTCTATATTGATCTCACATACAACAAGCTCACCGGGCCGATACCACAAACTGGTGCTCTTATGAACAGAGGGCCAACAGCTTTTATAGGAAATCCCGGTCTCTGTGGCCCGCCCTTGAAAAATCCGTGTTCATCCGATGCAGCAGGGGCTAATTCTCCTTCGTCGTACCCTTTCTTGCCAAATAACTACCCTCCACAGGGTACCAGCGATAATGCAAGAAAGAATGGGAGCGGGAAAGGGCTTAGTAAAAGTGTGGTGATTGCAATTATTGTTAGCGATATCATTGGCATTTTCCTAATTGGGCTGATATTCTCGTATTGCTATTCAAGATTTTTGCCTTGTAGCAAGAGGAAGGATCAAAATGGTTATGAATTCGGAAAAGGATGGAAGCGAAGGAAAGAATGTTTGTGCTTTACCAAGGATGAATCAGAGATGTTGTCAGATAATGTAGAACAGTATGATCTTGTCACGTTGGATTCACATGTGAGTTTTGATTTGGACGAGCTCCTGAAAGCTTCAGCCTTTGTGCTAGGAAAGAGTGGGATCGGGATTGTTTACAAGGTAGTGCTTGAAGATGGGCTCCCATTGGCTGTGAGAAGATTGGGAGAAGGAGGATCTCAGCGGTTTAAAGAATTTCAGATTGAAGTGGAGGCGATTGGGAAGATAAGGCATCCCAATATTGTACCTCTTCGAGCCTACTATTGGTCTGTCGATGAGAAGCTGCTTATCTATGACTATATTCCGAATGGTAACCTTTCAACTGCAATTCACG GCAAGCCAGGAATGACATCATTTGCGCCTCTTCCATGGTCAGTTCGAGTGAAAATAATGAAAGGAATTGCAAAAGGCTTGGCTTATCTGCATGAATGCAGTCCTAAAAAATATGTCCATGGGGACTTAAAGCCGAGCAATGTCTTGCTTGGATCCAATTTGGAACCCAAAATCTCTGATTTTGGACTTGGACGCCTTGCTAATATAGCTGGAGGATCCCCAACCCTACAATCCAATCGAATTGCATCCGAGAAGCTGCATCAAAGGCAACAAAGCAATGTTCCATCAGAACTTGCAACAGTCAGCTCGGTTGCAAACTTTGGATCCTACTACCAAGCCCCTGAGGCACTGAAAGTGGTAAAGCCATCACAGAAATGGGATGCTTACTCGTATGGGGTGATCTTATTAGAAATGATCACTGGAAGAATGCCAGTGGTCCAAGTGGGTGCCTCAGAAATGGATATCGTTAGCTGGATTCAGCTCTGCATCGAAGAAAAAAAGCCACTCGCTGATGTTTTGGACCCGTACCTAGCAGATGATGCAGACAAGGAAGAGGAGATGATTGCTGTTCTAAAGATTGCAATGGCGTGCACGCATAGTAGCCCCGAAAGAAGACCGACCATGAGGCATGTCTCGGATGCTTTGGAGAGACTGACAGCGTCTAGCGATTGA
- the LOC127806658 gene encoding auxin-responsive protein IAA32-like, translating to MDSNTSGYFLNHTTLHQSSVYYQEKEDDGLIDLGLSLRALQPEAYHPSVHDDYGGLIEWSELNPEPRQGRIAYPGSMRQQLDCEDHHHDKGEAGAQSQERWAYVKVNMDGVIVGRKICILQHMGYSSLALQLEDMFGQQCLSGLRLFQAGSEFSLFYKDRDENWRTVGDVPWKEFVDRVKRLRIARKNEALSFPS from the exons ATGGATTCAAACACATCGGGCTACTTTCTGAACCACACAACTCTTCATCAGTCGTCAGTTTACTATCAAGAAAAGGAGGACGATGGTTTAATTGACTTGGGACTCAGTCTGAGAGCCTTGCAGCCTGAAGCTTATCATCCTTCTGTCCACG ATGATTACGGCGGTCTGATAGAGTGGTCGGAGCTGAACCCGGAGCCGAGGCAAGGAAGAATTGCGTATCCCGGAAGCATGAGGCAGCAGCTGGATTGTGAAGATCATCATCATGACAAGGGAGAGGCCGGAGCTCAGAGCCAAGAGCGGTGGGCTTACGTGAAAGTGAACATGGATGGAGTAATCGTCGGGCGGAAAATATGCATTCTTCAGCATATGGGCTACTCTTCCCTCGCCCTTCAGCTTGAAGACATGTTTG GTCAACAATGCTTGTCAGGGTTAAGGTTATTTCAGGCTGGGTCGGAGTTTTCTCTCTTCTACAAGGATAGAGACGAAAACTGGAGGACAGTGGGCGATGTCCCTTGGAA GGAGTTCGTTGATCGGGTGAAGCGGCTTAGGATTGCACGCAAGAATGAGGCTCTCTCATTCCCTAGCTAA